One region of Gorilla gorilla gorilla isolate KB3781 chromosome 15, NHGRI_mGorGor1-v2.1_pri, whole genome shotgun sequence genomic DNA includes:
- the LGALS3 gene encoding galectin-3: MADNFSLHDALSGSGNPNPQGWPGAWGNQPAGAGGYPGASYPGAYPGQAPPGAYPGQAPPGAYPGAPGAYPGAPAPGVYPGPPSGPGAYPSSGQRSAPGAYPATGPYGAPAGPLIVPYNLPLPGGVVPRMLITILGTVKPNANRIALDFQRGNDVAFHFNPRFNENNRRVIVCNTKLDNNWGREERQSVFPFESGKPFKIQVLVEPDHFKVAVNDAHLLQYNHRVKKLNEISKLGISGDIDLTSASYNMI; the protein is encoded by the exons ATGGCAGACAATTTTTCG CTCCATGATGCGTTATCTGGGTCTGGAAACCCAAACCCTCAAGGATGGCCTGGCGCATGGGGGAACCAGCCTGCTGGGGCAGGGGGCTACCCAGGGGCTTCCTATCCTGGGGCCTACCCCGGGCAGGCACCCCCAGGGGCTTATCCTGGACAGGCACCTCCAGGCGCCTACCCTGGAGCACCTGGAGCTTATCCCGGAGCACCTGCACCTGGAGTCTACCCAGGGCCACCCAGCGGCCCTGGGGCCTACCCATCTTCTGGACAGCGAAGTGCTCCTGGAGCCTACCCTGCCACTGGCCCCTATGGTGCCCCTGCTGGGCCACTG ATTGTGCCTTATAACCTGCCTTTGCCTGGGGGAGTGGTGCCTCGCATGCTGATAACAATTCTGGGCACGGTGAAGCCCAATGCAAACAG AATTGCTTTAGATTTCCAAAGAGGGAATGATGTTGCCTTCCACTTTAACCCACGCTTCAATGAAAACAACAGGAGAGTCATTGTTTGCAATACAAAGCTGGATAATAactggggaagggaagaaagacagTCGGTTTTCCCATTTGAAAGTGGGAAACCATTCAAA ATACAAGTACTGGTTGAACCTGACCacttcaaggttgcagtgaatgaTGCTCACTTGTTGCAGTACAATCATCGGGTTAAAAAACTCAATGAAATCAGCAAACTGGGAATTTCTGGTGACATAGACCTCACCAGTGCTTCATATAACATGATATAA